In one Camelus ferus isolate YT-003-E chromosome 14, BCGSAC_Cfer_1.0, whole genome shotgun sequence genomic region, the following are encoded:
- the POU4F1 gene encoding POU domain, class 4, transcription factor 1, with protein MMSMNSKQPHFAMHPTLPEHKYPSLHSSSEAIRRACLPTPPLQSNLFASLDETLLARAEALAAVDIAVSQGKSHPFKPDATYHTMNSVPCTSTSTVPLAHHHHHHHHHQALEPGDLLDHISSPSLALMAGAGGAGAAGGGGGAHDGPGGGGGPGGGGGPGGGGPGGGGGGGGPGGGGGGPGGGLLGGSAHPHPHMHGLGHLSHPAAAAAMNMPSGLPHPGLVAAAAHHGAAAAAAAAAAGQVAAASAAAAVVGAAGLASICDSDTDPRELEAFAERFKQRRIKLGVTQADVGSALANLKIPGVGSLSQSTICRFESLTLSHNNMIALKPILQAWLEEAEGAQREKMNKPELFNGGEKKRKRTSIAAPEKRSLEAYFAVQPRPSSEKIAAIAEKLDLKKNVVRVWFCNQRQKQKRMKFSATY; from the exons ATGATGTCCATGAACAGCAAGCAACCTCACTTTGCTATGCATCCCACCCTCCCTGAGCACAAGTACCCGTCTCTGCACTCCAGCTCCGAGGCCATCCGGCGGGCCTGCCTGCCCACGCCGCCG CTGCAGAGCAACCTCTTCGCCAGCCTAGACGAAACGCTGCTGGCGCGGGCCGAGGCGCTGGCGGCCGTGGACATCGCAGTGTCCCAGGGCAAGAGCCACCCGTTCAAGCCGGACGCCACGTACCACACGATGAACAGCGTGCCATGCACGTCCACGTCCACCGTGCCGCTggcacaccaccaccaccaccaccaccaccaccaggcgcTCGAGCCCGGTGACCTGCTGGACCACATCTCGTCGCCCTCGCTCGCGCTCATGGCCGGCGCCGGCGGCGCGGGCGCAGCGGGTGGCGGCGGAGGCGCCCACGACGGCCCGGGGGGCGGCGGTGGCCCagggggcggcggcggcccaGGCGGTGGCGGccccgggggcggcggcggcggcggcggcccggggggcggcggcgggggcccGGGCGGCGGGCTGCTGGGCGGCTCGGCGCATCCGCACCCGCATATGCACGGCCTGGGCCACCTGTCGCacccggcggcggcggccgccaTGAACATGCCGTCGGGGCTGCCGCACCCAGGgctggtggcggcggcggcccaCCACggcgcggcggcggcagcggcggcggcggctgccgGGCAGGTGGCGGCGGCGTCGGCGGCGGCGGCTGTGGTGGGCGCGGCGGGCCTGGCATCCATCTGCGACTCGGACACGGACCCGCGCGAGCTCGAGGCGTTCGCGGAGCGCTTCAAGCAGCGGCGCATCAAGCTGGGCGTGACGCAGGCCGACGTGGGCTCTGCGCTGGCCAACCTCAAGATCCCGGGCGTGGGCTCGCTCAGCCAGAGCACCATCTGCAGGTTCGAATCGCTCACGCTGTCGCACAACAACATGATCGCGCTCAAGCCCATCCTGCAGGCGTGGCTGGAGGAGGCCGAGGGCGCGCAGCGCGAGAAAATGAACAAGCCGGAGCTCTTCAACGGCGGCGAGAAGAAGCGCAAGCGGACTTCCATCGCCGCGCCCGAGAAGCGCTCCCTGGAGGCCTACTTCGCGGTACAGCCCCGGCCCTCGTCCGAGAAAATCGCTGCCATCGCCGAGAAACTGGACCTCAAAAAGAACGTGGTGCGGGTGTGGTTTTGCAAccagagacagaagcagaagcGGATGAAATTCTCCGCTACTTACTGA